The following coding sequences are from one Plectropomus leopardus isolate mb chromosome 10, YSFRI_Pleo_2.0, whole genome shotgun sequence window:
- the col4a1 gene encoding collagen alpha-1(IV) chain: MLLPSGTLLLLAALYASVDLTGAEGCGTSCGKCDCSGVKGAKGERGFPGLQGNMGFPGMQGPEGPPGPIGPTGAVGEPGAPGLKGVRGPPGLPGFPGNPGLPGINGNDGPPGLPGIPGCNGTKGERGRDGASGFPGLQGPPGNPGIPGMKGDPGGVIGIVPLKGDRGFPGTPGLPGSVGFPGPVGPPGPRGYQGPKGEPGLPGPPGEKGDRLAFVSEKGDKGERGFRGPPGPPGPPFQGAEGSHITVHLPGPQGERGLPGDKGDKGICTPYQAGVKGDPGPPGPRGKPGKDGDAGPMGEKGFPGSPGYTGSQGEKGERGPPGYGSGAPGPPGPRGLPGLQGEKGFPGPQGEAGPPGRHIEGPRGEKGLKGDIGEKGERGIEGESLVGPPGQPGNPGPPGPPGQPIDPNECNIQKGNPGPPGPPGLQGELGQKGDRGDTCIQCEGNGPPGLPGPQGPKGDRGPPGLVGAKGEKGKSGLPGEPGRAGTQGIPGLIGAPGAVGEPGDIFAVPGLKGEKGLPGVPGSPGQPGLDGLPGRDGIPGVPGLKGEPAKEGIKGDRGPSGDAGVSGLPGERGPPGLPGFGRPGEPGEKGSQGRPGHPGTPGPPGVKGEPGKGLSTPGPQGPPGPRGENGVPGLQGDRGLQGDPGLPGFPGNKGDLGPPGIGFPGPSGPKGISGIPGAPGFPGEPGRPGQDGLTGQPGVPGQKGEPGRGLPGPKGSQGIPGLTGFQGEKGTVGLPGVPGREGVTGPPGPQGIKGDLGPPGPPGLAGAPGAPGKGSPGSPGPQGPAGEPGPYGREGAKGEKGYPGPPGLDMPGPKGEKGGPGFPGAPGPKGLPGLPGLPGRDGLIGNQGSKGEMGVMGTPGTPGFPGPPGTPGSPGLRGDPGITGPRGEIGATGAKGERGDRGLQGPPGNISEVEMEHMKGEKGDIGNIGLPGVTGEKGHRGVPGNPGMPGKDGEPGLPGQPGEKGDRGFPGDPGGMGPPGQKGNVGEMGIPGPHGPKGSKGDIGTPGHPGFRGTDGQKGDKGTAGEPGIGLPGPQGEKGLTGQPGFPGIPGERGLKGHEGMPGKPGLQGTKGDQGTIGYPGQPGRPGQKGNPGLPGSAGEPGQDGRPGEGGLQGPPGLPGEKGEPGLDGIPGSSGERGDPGLPGRGFPGPPGVLGDKGDKGSPGFPGTPGHPGVPGIKGDKGLPGSQGVQGEPGERGLPGLSVEGPKGERGQTGQPGEPGAPGGPGPSGVPGRNGLKGDKGDQGLPGFQGETGQKGDPGTTGLIGQPGLPGIDGQKGERGLQGVPGFPGIRGNVGDIGFKGEDGDRGFPGEKGNEGPPGPPGPASFIKGDIGFPGTQGLPGPQGPSGLPGQKGQQGVTGIPGPKGDDGLPGYHGQPGAKGDPGLPGPQGPRGHPGPPGPDGVPGQVGPPGPSSMDHGFLVTRHSQTVEVPQCPEGTSLIYDGYSLLYVQGNERSHGQDLGTAGSCLRKFSPMPFLFCNINNVCNFASRNDYSYWLTSPEPMPMSMAPVTGESIKPFISRCSVCEAPAMVIAVHSQTIMIPQCPHGWDSLWIGYSFVMHTSAGAEGSGQALASPGSCLEEFRSAPFFECHGRGTCNYYANSYSFWLATIEDNEMFTKPVPTTLKAGSLRTHISRCQVCMKRT, encoded by the exons GGGACCTGAAGGGCCTCCAGGACCAATCGGCCCCACG GGAGCTGTGGGTGAACCAGGAGCTCCTGGACTGAAGGGAGTGCGA GGTCCTCCTGGTCTGCCAGGCTTCCCAGGAAACCCAGGACTACCA GGCATCAATGGAAACGATGGGCCACCAGGTCTGCCAGGTATCCCGGGATGCAATGGCACAAAA ggagaaagaggaagagatggCGCTTCTGGTTTTCCTGGTCTTCAAGGACCTCCT GGCAACCCGGGAATTCCTGGAATGAAG GGTGACCCCGGTGGTGTGATCGGGATTGTTCCCCTGAAAGGAGACAGAGGATTCCCTGGCACTCCTGGATTACCT GGATCAGTTGGATTTCCTGGACCTGTTGGACCTCCAGGACCTCGAGGTTATCAAGGACCAAAA GGTGAACCTGGTCTCCCTGGCCCTCCTGGAGAGAAG GGTGACAGGCTGGCCTTTGTGAGTGAGAAAGGAGATAAG GGTGAGCGAGGATTTCGTGGCCCACCTGGCCCTCCTGGCCCTCCCTTTCAGGGAGCGGAAGGAAGTCATATTACTGTGCACCTACCTGGACCACAG GGTGAGAGAGGACTTCCAGGAGACAAAGGAGATAAA GGTATTTGCACCCCATATCAAGCTGGTGTCAAAGGTGATCCTGGCCCACCTGGACCAAGG GGTAAACCTGGCAAGGATGGAGATGCCGGACCGATG GGAGAAAAAGGCTTCCCCGGATCACCTGGATACACTGGATCCCAG GGtgaaaagggagaaagaggacCACCAGGTTAT gGTAGTGGCGCCCctggtcctcctggtcctcGTGGTCTACCAGGGTTACAAGGAGAAAAAG GTTTTCCTGGTCCTCAAGGAGAGGCAGGTCCACCAG GTCGTCATATTGAGGGTCCTCGTGGAGAGAAAGGGCTTAAGGGAGACATTGGtgagaaaggagagaggggaatAGAAGGAGAGTCTCTAGTGGGACCTCCAGGACAACCAGGAAACCCTGGACCACCTGGACCACCTGGACAACCGA TTGACCCTAATGAATGTAACATTCAGAAAGGAAATCCTGGACCACCTGGACCTCCAGGACTACAAGGAGAATTGGGACAGAAAG gtgacaGAGGAGATACTTGTATTCAATGTGAAGGCAATGGCCCACCAGGGTTACCTGGTCCCCAGGGCCCTAAAGGAGATCGAG GACCTCCTGGGTTAGTAGGAGCCAAGGGAGAAAAGGGCAAATCTGGCCTTCCTGGAGAACCTGGAAGAGCT GGTACTCAAGGTATTCCAGGGTTGATTGGAGCCCCTGGTGCTGTTGGTGAACCAGGGGACATTTTTGCAGTTCCTGGTCTGAAGGGGGAAAAAGGTCTGCCTGGTGTTCCTGGTTCACCAGGGCAGCCTGGGCTTGATGGACTGCCAGGGAGAGATGGCATCCCCGGAGTACCTGGTCTGAAAGGAGAACCA GCCAAAGAGGGCATTAAGGGTGATCGTGGACCAAGTGGGGATGCTGGTGTTTCTGGGCTTCCAGGAGAGAGAGGTCCACCTGGCCTGCCAGGCTTCGGTCGACCAGGAGAGCCTGGGGAGAAGGGTAGTCAGGGTAGACCAGGACACCCTGGAACTCCAGGACCACCTG GTGTAAAAGGTGAGCCAGGTAAAGGTTTGAGCACTCCTGGACCTCAAGGACCACCTGGGCCACGTGGAGAAAACGGTGTACCTGGACTTCAAG GTGACAGAGGCCTGCAGGGAGACCCAGGATTGCCTGGTTTTCCTGGAAACAAGGGTGATCTTGGACCCCCTGGGATTGGATTTCCAGGTCCATCTGGTCCTAAAG GAATAAGTGGAATTCCAGGAGCTCCAGGATTTCCGGGAGAGCCAGGAAGACCCGGACAAGATGGCTTGACTGGACAACCTGGTGTACCTGGACAAaag GGTGAGCCAGGACGGGGTCTTCCAGGCCCAAAAGGTTCCCAGGGCATCCCAGGACTTACTGGTTTCCAGGGAGAAAAGGGTACAGTTGGACTACCTGGTGTTCCTGGACGAGAGGGCGTGACAGGACCACCAGGACCCCAGGGAATCAAAG GTGACCTGGGACCCCCAGGACCTCCCGGACTGGCTGGCGCACCAGGTGCTCCAGGAAAAGGTTCGCCAGGATCTCCCGGACCACAAGGACCAGCTGGAGAACCTGGACCCTACG GTAGGGAAGGTGCAAAGGGAGAAAAGGGTTACCCAGGTCCTCCTGGTCTGGACATGCCGGGGCCTAAGGGAGAGAAGGGAGGCCCAGGGTTTCCAGGAGCCCCAGGTCCTAAAGGACTGCCAGGGCTGCCAGGTCTACCAGGCAGGGATGGACTGATTGGAAACCAAG gTTCTAAAGGGGAAATGGGGGTCATGGGGACACCAGGAACACCTGGATTTCCTGGACCACCTGGTACACCTGGATCACCTGGACTGAGAG GTGATCCTGGTATCACTGGACCAAGAGGTGAAATTGGAGCAACTGGAGCTAAAGGAGAAAGGGGAGACCGAGGTCTTCAGGGACCTCCTGGCAACATAAGTGAGGTTGAAATGGAGCACATGAAGGGGGAGAAGGGAGACATTGGAAACATAG GTTTGCCTGGGGTCACTGGAGAAAAGGGCCACCGTGGAGTTCCTGGTAACCCTGGAATGCCAGGCAAAGACGGAGAGCCTGGATTACCTGGACAGCCAG GTGAAAAAGGAGACCGTGGTTTTCCTGGAGATCCTGGCGGTATGGGACCACCTGGACAAAAAGGAAACGTAGGAGAGATGGGAATACCAG gTCCTCATGGTCCAAAGGGTTCTAAAGGAGATATTGGTACACCAGGACATCCTGGATTTAGAGGCACAGATGGTCAGAAAGGAGACAAGGGAACAGCTGGTGAGCCAGGTATAGGGCTTCCAGGACCTCAAGGAGAAAAG GGTCTGACGGGTCAGCCAGGATTCCCAGGAATACCGGGAGAGAGGGGTCTGAAGGGTCATGAGGGTATGCCCGGCAAGCCTGGACTGCAAGGAACCAAGGGAGACCAAGGAACCATTGGGTATCCAG GACAGCCAGGTAGACCAGGCCAGAAGGGTAACCCTGGGCTGCCAGGATCTGCAGGAGAACCTGGTCAAGATGGTAGACCTG GTGAAGGTGGCTTACAGGGACCTCCTGGTCTTCCTGGAGAGAAGGGAGAGCCTGGATTGGACGGCATACCTGGATCCtcaggagaaagaggagacCCAG GTTTACCTGGCCGAGGTTTCCCAGGACCACCTGGAGTGCTTGGTGACAAAG GTGACAAAGGTAGTCCAGGCTTCCCTGGCACTCCAGGTCATCCAGGTGTCCCTGGTATCAAGGGTGACAAGGGACTTCCAGGCTCTCAGGGAGTCCAGGGTGAGCCAGGTGAGAGGGGACTCCCAGGTCTGTCTGTGGAGGGCCctaagggagagagaggacaaaCAGGACAACCAGGAGAACCAG GTGCCCCCGGAGGACCAGGACCCTCTGGTGTGCCAGGCAGAAATGGACTAAAGGGAGACAAAGGAGACCAGGGTCTCCCTGGTTTCCAAGGAGAGACAGGACAAAAGGGCGATCCTGGAACTACTGGCcttata GGACAACCTGGACTTCCAGGAATCGATGGACagaagggagagaggggattGCAGGGTGTCCCTGGCTTCCCAG GTATAAGGGGTAATGTTGGGGACATTGGATTCAAAGGAGAAGATGGAGACAGAGGATTCCCAGGAGAAAAGG GCAATGAAGGTCCTCCTGGTCCCCCCGGCCCCGCCAGCTTCATCAAAGGAGACATTGGGTTCCCAGGGACTCAAGGTTTACCTGGACCCCAGGGTCCATCTGGGCTACCTGGACAGAAAGGACAGCAAG GTGTGACCGGTATTCCAGGACCAAAAGGTGATGATGGCCTTCCTGGATATCACGGTCAGCCTGGAGCCAAAGGAGATCCTGGCCTGCCGGGACCACAGG GACCCAGGGGACATCCTGGCCCCCCAGGACCTGATGGTGTCCCAGGACAAGTGGGTCCACCAGGCCCTTCCTCCATGGATCACGGGTTCCTGGTAACACGTCACAGCCAAACTGTGGAGGTTCCACAGTGTCCTGAGGGAACTTCCCTCATATATGATGGCTATTCCTTGCTCTACGTACAAGGCAATGAACGTTCCCATGGACAGGACTTAG GTACGGCGGGCAGCTGTCTAAGGAAGTTCAGCCCCATGCCCTTCCTTTTCTGTAACATCAACAACGTGTGCAACTTTGCCTCCCGTAATGACTACTCCTACTGGCTCACCTCCCCTGAGCCCATGCCCATGTCCATGGCACCCGTCACTGGTGAAAGCATCAAACCCTTCATCAGCAG gtgttctgtgtgtgaagctCCAGCCATGGTGATAGCAGTTCACAGTCAGACCATCATGATCCCACAATGCCCTCACGGCTGGGACTCTCTATGGATTGGTTACTCCTTTGTCATG cacaCCAGTGCCGGTGCTGAGGGTTCAGGCCAGGCTCTGGCCTCTCCCGGTTCCTGCCTGGAGGAATTCCGCAGTGCTCCATTCTTTGAGTGTCACGGTCGGGGAACTTGCAACTACTACGCCAACTCCTACAGTTTTTGGCTCGCCACCATTGAAGACAATGAGATGTTTAC